ATAACACtacaaaaaacaataaaaacatGCAAGTTAAATGACCAAACAATAGAATTTCATCTTTATTATATTTGTCTGCATGATGTTAGAATACACTATATATACTAGTCAATGATGCACACACGTTGTATGTGACACGTTAAAACTAAAGGAAgacataaacaaaaataaatatacaaaaaAACATTACGGAAATTTAGAACTGGACAAGAGATAATTCTCCTTGTAGAATTTCTCCTTATCCAACCTGATAATTTGACATAATTAGTCACCggaaattttgaaggaaaaaaatcCAGAGATGAGCGGCATTGCAAATTTGCAACGCAAAAAttatgtaagacggtctcattgGTCAATGTAATACAAATATTGGGCCTATGAAAAAGCAGTGTTTTTGCAAATATGAGACGACGGCCAAGCCAATTGAGAAACGAAGAATTTTTCAATTGAAGGGGAAAACATGGAACATGAGAAGTAAGTGTTGTACATGAAGGAAAGTGGGGAGGAAGTTAGAATTAGATTATCAATTTTACCATATTATactgtacaatttttttttaactgaCAGAGAAAATTGTTTtggtttaattaattagagacAAATGTTAATTGTGGAATTTCATAAGAACACCAAAAAGTAAGTTTTCTAATATTCTCGAATCTTTATAAAATAGTATACAGAAGAACATTTGATACATATAAGCCAAAAAAGTCACTGCTTGGTTAGACAGTACACGCACACACCCAATAATTATGATAATATTACACTAATACATTAGTTGGATTCCATGCACATGTACCCATTGGCCATTTTGGACTTTTGGTACGACATCAGTGAACAAGATTTAAAATAAGATAATAGACAATCAAGAGAGGAAGGGATATGATTGTGCCGAAGATTACCCTGCAAACAACACAGATGATTTGATCAATATCATAACAAAATCAACAATTTATCATCATAATATTTAGATGACCAAGATATATAAAagagtatgtatgtatatatatgttgaaCGCTTACGCGGTACTGAGTAGATTGGCATGCAAACCGTACTCTTGAGCGAATACGAACGAGACAATAGCTTGTGGTAACGCTGCTTGAATAATCGCGATTCGAAGTACGTTGGAATGCAAACCTAAAGCTAGAGATCCAACAGCAGTAGACATAGGTCCACCAACAAACCTCAGAACCATTCCATACATGCATAAGCCAACACCACATCCTAGTACACTTTCTTGTAGTGCCATGAACAATCCTGCCACAATATTCACGCATGCAGCAGCTCTTAGCACaaatgaaagcattaaattTAACTGTGCTAGTGTGTTTGTGTGCGTGCACGCTAATATAAATGCTAGTTGTTTACCCATGTTAAACATGGCCACTCCACTTCCGGCTTTCGACATTATGAGAATCGATCCTTCCACTATGCGAGGCATTTTCAAATTCCATCTATACATGTATATTCATGATAAGGTCGTGAATTATTGTATGCATGTAGATATTTAACCAGAAGGCAAGCGAGAAAAAGTACATGGATGATACCTGTTTGCTAAGAGAGCCCAAATTAGGCCAAGAACACAAGCATAGTTATTAGGATTTTTGCTCAGCCTAATCCAAACTTTCTTCATAAATGGCAAAAATTGAGAAGATGATGGTGCTAATGTGATGTTCATGCCTGCTGATTTAACAGTATCATCAGCGGCGTCGAAGATTTCTATCGCAACAGTGCTTGATGATTGTGGTGTTTGGGTGGAAGAAGACATTGCTTGCAGCTGCTTCTCCTGACCATTTTCGTTGTTGATGCAAGAACCATTATTAGAATCACACGCACGCCTGAATTCCAACATGAAGAGGAGAATCGGTAGCCACACAAGGGATTGGATGACAGATGATTGCACCACCAAGTCCTCCCCTAGTCCCCCATACATGGCCTTCAACAGAGGGACTCCAACCACTAGCGTGTTATTGAAACTGGAGAGAGAGAACGAAGTTATCAGCCATGAAAAATCCTTCTTCGAGAAACGAATCCACAAAGCTAAACCCACTCCCGCTATCGCCTTGGCGATCACATCTGCTCCAAGAAACCTGAAATTCATATGGTAGGGATCAACCCCAGATGTGAATTGGAATGTGAAGAATGGGATGATGAAATAACAGTTGAATCTGTTGATCGCATCACATTCGTTGCTCTTGAACATCTCCAGCCATTTGACGGAGCTGTAACCCAACGCAAGCGCCACATACAGCGGCAGCATAGCCTCCACTATCTTGTATATATCCTCCCACCCGATCATCCCTTTCCCGCAGATACAAAGATAGATCGATCTATCAAAACCCAAATCAATTTATATATGCTGAATAATTTTAGCCAATAAATATTATTGCATGAGAACTTAATTTTGATTTCGCAATATGAACGAATGAATGGGGGAGTGGCGGAGTATATATACATACGCTCCATAATCTTTTAAGCCCACTTCATAAAATCTctatatatttctaaaatccaGCCTCCGGCCCCTGGTTTGATTCTACATTCTATGGTGCCGCCACGCACTTATATTTTTCAAGCTAATATTTTTATGGAAATATTTGAAATGAGTGGTCCACTTTCTGcgcatatacatacatatatatatatatatatatatatatgtgtgtgtgtgtgtgtgtgtgtgtgtgtgtggatcAACACCTAGTTTTCTAATGGTAAATTTTTTGTGTAGTATGTATGTCATTCAAGAACAAGCAAAAGGTTTCAATTTCCTAGTCTGGGTCGCTATCATGCGAAGAAAGATATATAGATCGAGCCTAGCAAGCGTCGATAGGTTTTTGTTGGAATATTGAAGAAGAAAACAACTCATGTCGAGGATTAATCTCCTATATAACTCAATATTTGATTCAGTTAATGAGTTATCCACTCGACATGTTAGAGTTAATTATATGTTCGAATGAATGTCCGAGTGAGTGAAGAAATGAGAGTGTTTGATCCGATTCTCATTACCCGATATCTTCCCGGATAACTTTTGCATAGTGGTTGCCTAGTCTGCACACTATAACGGTTGCGAGTTCGCACATCATATAAAAAACTTGAGCTAATTATCTTGGCTGGATTTTTTgtctaaaataaatttaaaatcatttaacattttatttgataattcacattttttattcttttgggTCAAAAGAATTTCAATTCTCCCATTTTATCTAACAGAATTTAAACAGAAAACACATGTAAAACAATCACAGCATAACTTTGTGATAAATAAAAGATTACATTTTATgaccaaaatattattttcactaCAAAAATATCGGTTTTATTAATCTTATGAAGAAATGTAGTATAATATATGTCGATTTgagtaaaaattatttttatgtcaaaaatattatttttcactgtaAGTAGAGATTGAGTCGAGCTATGAAATCGTGGAAAACAAGACCTGCtcgaatttaaaaataaaataaaatacgagTATATAAAAAAtgagtaggttttttgtgaaACGATTTCACGGATCTTTGttcgtgagacgagtcaacattgttttttttacaataaaattaatatttttgatacaAAAAGTAACTTTTTTAATGGTGACCCAAAAAGAATATTCGGATCGCAAaattgacccgtgagacggtttcacatgagtttttgtgttaaaaaataatatctatGGGAACGAAGTGGCTTCAAATTCAATTTGCTAGTGCCACTTGAAATAGTTCATCATATACGCACCATGTGTTGGAAATCATGGAGCCTTCGGAACGATTCCCGCAGTTCAAATGAGAAATACAGCGGAAAGGATCACAATAAATTATAATCAAATATgtgaatataaatcaattataaatttaaataaaaatagtttTCTAGAAAAATTAACCTCTTGTTTAATCCCTTTAATATAACTGGGATAAGTGgaaaaccaattttttttcttttaaaaaattggtTGATCTCCTAATTTAGAATTTCTCGGATcctaaaaactattttttcgaattttgtatttttaatcatgagaCCATGGACCCATAATAAAATGctccaataaattaaataattaattacaattttaaattaatctatCCAAAATTCCACTAAAAATAGAGAATTACACTCTTAttcattataaaatatttagtatACAAAAATAATACAATGAATAACCTTTATTACCTACATATTAATCCTCCATAGACAAATCGTAATTGAATCTAGTATATTTCGCTTATCTCTTCAACTACTTCTTATCTtcatttattattaatttactagttagtgttttaaatttataatcCAATTGTAAATTAGTTGGGAACATTACTCATTTCCAAGGTTAACAAATGAGATAATCGTATTTCTACTTCTCGTATGAATAAATTTCATGTATCTGGATTTATATTCCCGgtcataatttatttcaaatgAAAATCGAAAATACAAGTGTTGAGACTGCGtaattttaaacaataaaattaagAATCAAACTGAAACGAACAAGAGTCTATAACCAAATCAAGTTTACGTTATGTCCATGTATgaacatatttataatttaattcgAATTTCATAGTATTAATAGAATTTATTATGAAACGCCTAATTAAATCGGTTCAAGTCTTATATAATCTCATATATATAAATGTTTTCACCTACATATCTCTACATCGACGATTCATATATGACTTCTACATTCATAATGTTCATGTGCTGTATTAgtgatattttaattaaatatctcacacttaaattattttcatcatggacttaatttaaatttattattaataatttaatattctTCTTGTATATATAACTCTTATATATAGACATGATCAATTTTTACATGATCCACAATCCGAATAGTATCGAATTCGACTTACCGATATTTTTCATCAcgataataaatattttcagcTAATATTCGAACataacattttttaaaatattccaACAATATGCATACGCAGAGACATACATGATTGCAAAATGTATCTTTTGTCGAGCACTGATTCTTTCATTTATGTCCGTAGAATGTGCGAAATGACAATTAGCTAGATAGACAGCTAAAAGATCTTATAAATTACGTGCGAAATGACAATTAGCTAGATAGACAGCTAAACATTATACAGAAGatcttataaatttttattcatCAGATGAGtcagttatatttatatttaatatgataagtaatatttttaacataaaaaataatatttttcatggatgacctaaataagatatgtATAACAAAATCGACTCGTGAGGACATTTCACAAAAGTTTTTTTGGGGTATATTTAAATGGTGTAAAGGTTGGTGCTTAAGTCAAATTAACCACATTTGAATGccatttattatgtattatttgtgtATAATGGTGCACGTAATGAATGGCTGATTAATTCTGACCTTACTAATGGAGCTTGCTTTTGAACATTGTTGGAACCACGtcatttatgtttaattaattatactTGAAACCGCTTTTGAACAAAggtatattatatatttcatgTCTTTTGATTACCGCTGTGGTTCATATAGGTTTATTATATCCTATCCACGTGGACATTGTCTCCGTGATAAGATGAATGTCCAAGATTTGCCCATGCATA
This genomic interval from Primulina eburnea isolate SZY01 chromosome 16, ASM2296580v1, whole genome shotgun sequence contains the following:
- the LOC140816442 gene encoding auxin efflux carrier component 5 isoform X2 — translated: MAGDVQEQRMFLGADVIAKAIAGVGLALWIRFSKKDFSWLITSFSLSSFNNTLVVGVPLLKAMYGGLGEDLVVQSSVIQSLVWLPILLFMLEFRRACDSNNGSCINNENGQEKQLQAMSSSTQTPQSSSTVAIEIFDAADDTVKSAGMNITLAPSSSQFLPFMKKVWIRLSKNPNNYACVLGLIWALLANRWNLKMPRIVEGSILIMSKAGSGVAMFNMGLFMALQESVLGCGVGLCMYGMVLRFVGGPMSTAVGSLALGLHSNVLRIAIIQAALPQAIVSFVFAQEYGLHANLLSTAVIFGTIISLPLLIVYYLILNLVH
- the LOC140816442 gene encoding auxin efflux carrier component 5 isoform X1, with the protein product MIGWEDIYKIVEAMLPLYVALALGYSSVKWLEMFKSNECDAINRFNCYFIIPFFTFQFTSGVDPYHMNFRFLGADVIAKAIAGVGLALWIRFSKKDFSWLITSFSLSSFNNTLVVGVPLLKAMYGGLGEDLVVQSSVIQSLVWLPILLFMLEFRRACDSNNGSCINNENGQEKQLQAMSSSTQTPQSSSTVAIEIFDAADDTVKSAGMNITLAPSSSQFLPFMKKVWIRLSKNPNNYACVLGLIWALLANRWNLKMPRIVEGSILIMSKAGSGVAMFNMGLFMALQESVLGCGVGLCMYGMVLRFVGGPMSTAVGSLALGLHSNVLRIAIIQAALPQAIVSFVFAQEYGLHANLLSTAVIFGTIISLPLLIVYYLILNLVH